From the Primulina tabacum isolate GXHZ01 chromosome 3, ASM2559414v2, whole genome shotgun sequence genome, one window contains:
- the LOC142538848 gene encoding 2-methylene-furan-3-one reductase-like, translating into MQKAWLYEEYGPKEVLTFGDFPIPTPTKNQLLVKVRAAALNPIDFKLRNKPLAPLDFPVVPGCDMSGTVVEKHDQARRFKIGDDVYGNIQDFNAKGKLKQLGSLAPFVVVEEELVAKKPKNVSFEEAASLPVAVQTAVEAFKAGGFQEGGSVFIVGGAGGVGSMAVQLAKHVYRACLVGASTSGGKLDFVKALGADKVVDYTKTRYREIQDKYDLVIDTVGDSTNSYVVGKEYAPIVDITWPPSNPRAIHSSLTVSGEILEKLNPFLECGKVKAVIDPNGPYHLCDVS; encoded by the exons ATGCAAAAAGCTTGGCTCTATGAAGAGTACGGTCCCAAAGAAGTCCTCACGTTTGGCGACTTCCCAATTCCTACTCCGACCAAAAATCAACTCCTGGTTAAAGTACGTGCTGCGGCCTTGAATCCCATTGATTTCAAGTTGCGTAACAAGCCACTAGCCCCTCTCGATTTCCCG GTTGTTCCCGGCTGCGATATGTCTGGAACCGTGGTCGAAAAACACGATCAAGCCAGAAGATTCAAAATCGGGGACGATGTCTACGGAAACATTCAAGACTTCAACGCAAAAGGGAAGCTAAAACAGCTTGGATCCCTGGCACCATTCGTGGTTGTGGAGGAAGAACTGGTGGCAAAGAAGCCGAAAAACGTGTCGTTTGAGGAGGCGGCCAGCCTACCCGTGGCGGTCCAAACCGCCGTAGAAGCATTCAAGGCTGGTGGTTTCCAAGAAGGGGGTTCAGTTTTTATAGTTGGTGGGGCTGGTGGAGTAGGGAGTATGGCGGTTCAATTGGCGAAGCATGTGTATAGAGCTTGTTTGGTTGGTGCATCAACTAGTGGTGGGAAACTGGATTTTGTGAAGGCTTTGGGGGCTGATAAAGTGGTGGATTATACCAAGACCCGCTATCGCGAAATCCAGGACAAATATGATCTTGTTATCGACACAGTag GTGATTCGACGAATTCATATGTGGTGGGAAAGGAATACGCCCCGATCGTCGACATAACATGGCCTCCATCAAACCCTAGAGCTATACATTCGAGCTTGACGGTGTCAGGAGAAATCTTGGAGAAACTCAACCCATTTTTAGAGTGTGGCAAGGTGAAAGCAGTGATTGATCCAAATGGTCCATACCACTTGTGTGATGTTTCCTAA
- the LOC142539460 gene encoding serine/threonine-protein kinase Aurora-3-like, with translation MAPHPPKPPKKPPKTPKKQWTIDDFEIGKPLGKGKFGRVYLAREIKSKYIVALKVIFKMQIEKYRLFHQLRREMEIQISLRHPNVLRLYGWFHDDERIFLILEYAHGGELYKELRKSHLLPERQAATYIASLTQALAYCHEKHVIHRDIKPENLLLDHEGRLKIADFGWSVQSRSKRHTMCGTLDYLAPEMVENKAHDYSVDNWTLGVLCYEFLYGVPPFEAESQSDTFRRIMKVDLSFPSTPEVSAEAKNLISQLLVKDSSKRLSLQKIMEHPWIVKTADPMGICPN, from the exons ATGGCTCCTCATCCCCCAAAACCCCCCAAAAAACCACCCAAAACTCCCAAAAAGCAATGGACAATCGACGATTTTGAAATCGGGAAACCCCTGGGCAAAGGTAAATTCGGCCGAGTCTACCTAGCTCGTGAAATCAAG AGTAAGTATATAGTGGCGTTGAAGGTGATATTTAAGATGCAAATCGAGAAGTACAGATTGTTCCATCAACTGAGAAGAGAAATGGAGATCCAAATAAGCCTCCGCCACCCGAACGTCCTGAGACTCTACGGATGGTTCCATGATGACGAACGGATTTTCTTGATCCTGGAGTATGCTCATGGGGGTGAGCTGTACAAAGAACTGCGGAAATCACACCTCCTTCCCGAGAGACAAGCGGCCACT tACATAGCAAGTCTCACACAAGCTTTGGCGTACTGTCACGAAAAGCATGTGATTCACAGGGATATCAAACCGGAAAATTTGTTGCTCGATCACGAG GGTCGGCTCAAGATTGCAGACTTTGGTTGGTCTGTACAATCCAGAAGCAAAAGACACACCATGTGTGGAACTCTAGACTATTTAGCACCAGAAATGGTGGAGAACAAGGCCCATGACTATTCAGTGGATAATTGGACATTAGGTGTTCTTTgctatgaatttttatatggtGTGCCTCCATTCGAGGCTGAAAGTCAGTCCGACACATTTCGAAG GATTATGAAAGTTGACCTTAGCTTTCCTTCCACTCCTGAAGTGTCTGCCGAAGCCAAAAATCTCATTAGCCAG CTTCTTGTAAAGGACTCATCAAAACGGCTCTCTCTTCAAAAGATCATGGAACACCCTTGGATAGTTAAGACTGCTGACCCCATGGGCATCTGCCCAAACTAA
- the LOC142539459 gene encoding uncharacterized protein LOC142539459 — MAATGSSAVSSSSAAVVYKPTKTRAGNHHRQDEQKRHRSVFDVSQDFFDSCLLLKGPSSSLPDSDSSHLSFLSLEDVELELESREKLIDNDLAGVPYSNNVDSSSNLKSMQRWSCNTCKAEFESLQDQRFHFKSDLHRFNIKLSISGKSSISEEDFDETTSDSLCKDYDISSISGSEDEEERENGVIVDRQSGNSGVLKSKIFMQLQTGERVSVWRCLLFVESENISFENDQKLDMDGGGGVLHLSHKQVIEKLKYIVHEPRDNTCLQIVLLARGGHFAGCVFDGNSLVAHKTFHRYVVRAKAGKKQSSKDAGGRGIHSAGASLRRYNEFALKKDVQELLTSWKPYFAVASCIFIHAPSNNRQLLFDGEKPYFVCLHHAIRNIPLSVRRPTFKEARRVYGLLTHIAYEISEETAPSSTQEDPFSGVSIGNDSCVESSITESKENLEGTYISETLAVLKEIDGLSVSLEIKNEDANIDGLSMSLETKNENTDISTATPLHEAAKSGNSQKVLELLENGLDPCIRDERGQTPYMLASEKEARNTFRRFMALNLEKWDWQAAQVPSALTKEMEEAQAAKQAEKDAKKKAKAKELKKLRKAREKKAQAEAAQSQNAPVTSKTFIGQSSGSVTVSKEEEHKRIQDAEREKRAAAAERRIAAVTAAEAPKTLGTGPTAAPTRTEMLCSCCNVSLAGIVPFHRYHFKYCSTSCMHVHREVLEDG, encoded by the exons ATGGCCGCCACTGGCTCGTCGGCCGTCTCCTCCTCTTCCGCCGCCGTCGTATATAAACCAACTAAAACGCGTGCTGGAAATCATCACAGGCAAGACGAGCAGAAACGCCACCGTTCGGTCTTCGATGTTTCGCAGGATTTCTTCGATTCCTGCCTCCTACTCAAGGGTCCTTCCTCTTCTTTACCGGATTCCGATTCCTCCCATCTCTCCTTCCTATCTTTGGAAGACGTAGAATTGGAACTAGAATCGAGAGAGAAACTTATTGACAATGATCTTGCTGGTGTTCCTTACAGTAATAACGTGGATAGCAGTAGTAATTTGAAATCTATGCAGAGATGGTCTTGCAATACGTGTAAGGCGGAGTTCGAGTCTCTCCAAGACCAAAGATTTCACTTTAAATCCGACCTACATCGTTTCAAT ATAAAGCTAAGTATTTCTGGAAAAAGTAGCATCAGCGAggaagattttgatgaaacgACATCTGATTCTCTATGCAAAGACTATGACATATCAAGTATCTCAGGATCAGAAGATGAAGAAGAGAGAGAGAATGGTGTTATCGTTGATAGACAGAGTGGAAACAGTGGAGTTTTGAAGAGTAAGATATTTATGCAGTTACAAACAGGGGAGAGAGTTTCGGTTTGGAGATGTCTACTTTTCGTTGAgtctgaaaatatttcatttgaAAATGACCAAAAGCTTGATATGGATGGTGGTGGGGGAGTGCTGCATTTGTCTCATAAGCAAGTGATTGAAAAGCTGAAATACATAGTTCATGAACCTAGAGATAACACCTGTTTGCAGATTGTTTTACTTGCGAGGGGCGGACATTTTGCTGGCTGCGTCTTCGATGGAAACTCTCTTGTGGCTCATAAAACATTCCACAG ATATGTTGTCAGGGCCAAGGCCGGTAAAAAGCAGTCATCAAAAGATGCAGGTGGGCGCGGTATTCATTCTGCTGGAGCTTCACTTCGTCGATATAATGAATTTGCTCTTAAGAAG GATGTTCAAGAGTTGCTTACTTCATGGAAGCCTTATTTTGCTGTTGCATCCTGTATTTTTATTCACGCTCCTTCAAATAATCGTCAACTTCTTTTCGATGGAGAAAAGCCTTATTTTGTATGTCTACATCATGCCATTAGGAATATTCCATTGTCTGTTAGGAGGCCTACCTTTAAGGAAGCTAGGCGAGTATATGGCTTACTGACACATATTGCTTATGAGATTAGTGAGGAAACAGCCCCCTCCAGTACACAAGAGGACCCATTTTCTGGTGTAAGCATTGGAAATGACAGCTGTGTTGAGTCCAGCATCACAGAGTCAAAAGAAAATTTGGAGGGTACTTATATCTCTGAGACCTTGGCTGTTTTGAAGGAAATAGATGGTTTATCTGTATCTCTGGAAATAAAAAATGAGGATGCTAATATAGATGGTCTGTCTATGTCTCTGGAAACCAAAAATGAGAATACTGATATCAGCACAGCTACGCCTTTACATGAAGCAGCAAAGTCGGGAAATTCTCAGAAAGTTTTAGAACTTTTAGAAAATGGTCTGGATCCTTGCATCAGAGATGAGAGGGGTCAAACACCATATATGCTTGCCAGTGAGAAAGAGGCGAGGAATACTTTTAGACGGTTCATGGCATTAAACCTTGAGAAGTGGGATTGGCAGGCTGCTCAAGTGCCTAGTGCGTTGACAAAAGAGATGGAAGAAGCTCAAGCTGCTAAGCAG GCTGAGAAAGACGCTAAGAAAAAAGCCAAAGCGAAAGAGTTGAAAAAGCTACGGAAAGCAAGAGAGAAGAAAGCTCAG GCTGAAGCTGCTCAATCCCAGAACGCCCCAGTTACATCGAAGACTTTCATTGGTCAATCCAGTGGTTCTGTGACAGTGTCCAAAGAG GAAGAACACAAAAGAATTCAAGATGCTGAAAGAGAAAAGAGAGCTGCTGCTGCCGAGAGAAGAATAGCAGCAGTGACAGCAGCAGAAGCACCGAAAACTCTCGGCACAGGGCCAACGGCTGCTCCAACTCGAACTGAAATGTTATGCTCATGCTGCAACGTTTCACTGGCTGGCATAGTACCCTTCCATCGATATCATTTTAAGTACTGCAGCACATCATGCATGCATGTACACAGAGAGGTTCTCGAAGACGGGTGA